Proteins from one Ahaetulla prasina isolate Xishuangbanna chromosome 2, ASM2864084v1, whole genome shotgun sequence genomic window:
- the LOC131191429 gene encoding olfactory receptor 2A12-like gives MNQTSVTEFLLLGLSRSLKIRLFLLGLFSVVYILTLVCNTIILMLIWLDVRLHTPMYFFLGQLACVDIFYTSSTVPQMLANLQSPRQTISLAACAIQMHIFLALAITECILLAVMAYDRYVAICHPLHYVFLMNKTVCMKLALICWTSGFLLPVVHTVLTWQLPFCGSNLIDHFFCEMPALLKLACTDTQMVQTVTSVGCVFTLLIPISFILMTYIRILAAILKIQSAQGQHKAFSTCGSHMTVVVLFYGSAIFMYMRPESSHSPGQDKIVSLFYSIVTPIFNPMIYCLSSKTMKDAFLKMLQ, from the coding sequence ATGAACCAAACGTCTGTAACTGAATTCCTTCTGCTTGGTCTTTCCAGAAGCTTGAAAATCCGTCTTTTTTTGCTTGGACTTTTTTCAGTTGTCTACATTCTGACTCTGGTGTGCAACACAATCATCCTGATGCTCATTTGGCTGGATGTGCGACTCCATACCCCTATGTATTTCTTCCTGGGCCAACTTGCCTGTGTAGACATTTTCTATACTTCTAGCACAGTACCACAGATGTTGGCTAACCTTCAAAGCCCAAGACAAACCATCTCATTGGCTGCCTGTGCAATACAGATGCATATTTTCCTGGCATTGGCTATTACTGAATGCATTTTACTTGCAGTAATGGCATATGATAGGTATGTAGCAATATGCCACCCACTGCATTATGTCTTCCTCATGAACAAGACAGTGTGCATGAAATTAGCCCTGATCTGCTGGACTTCTGGTTTTTTATTGCCAGTGGTCCATACTGTTCTTACCTGGCAATTGCCCTTCTGTGGTTCTAATTTGATTGATCATTTCTTCTGTGAAATGCCGGCTTTGCTGAAGCTAGCGTGTACCGATACCCAAATGGTTCAAACAGTTACTTCAGTGGGGTGCGTTTTCACCTTACTTATTCCCATCTCCTTTATCTTGATGACTTATATCCGCATCTTAGCAGCCATCTTGAAAATCCAATCTGCACAAGGACAGCACAAAGCTTTCTCTACATGTGGTTCCcatatgacagttgtagtgcttTTCTATGGCAGCGCTATATTTATGTACATGAGACCAGAGTCCAGCCATTCCCCAGGCCAGGACAAAATAGTCTCTCTTTTCTACAGCATTGTCACACCCATATTCAATCCCATGATATACTGTCTAAGCAGTAAGACAATGAAAGATGCCtttctaaaaatgctgcaatga
- the LOC131190666 gene encoding olfactory receptor 2A5-like has product MANQTYVAEFHFLGLSRSLKIRLLLLGLFSIVYALTLMGNTVILMLIWLDARLHTPMYFFLSHMACVDICYTSSTVPQMLTNLQSPGQAISVVGCAMQMYIFLALATAECFLLAVMAYDRYVAICHPLHYTVLMNKKICIFMAMTCWTSGFVLPVVHTVLTWQLPFCGPNLIDHYFCEMPALLKLACADIRVIEKITSAGCIFTLLIPITFKTSLGKASVDLDKSLQLLDNVQYTIKSSSGNTPA; this is encoded by the exons ATGGCAAACCAAACCTATGTGGCTGAATTCCATTTCCTTGGCCTTTCCAGAAGTCTGAAGATCCGTCTTTTATTGCTTGGACTTTTTTCAATTGTCTATGCTCTCACTCTGATGGGCAACACAGTCATCTTAATGCTCATATGGTTGGATGCCCGGCTCCATACCCCCATGTATTTCTTCCTGAGCCATATGGCTTGTGTGGACATCTGCTATACTTCCAGCACTGTCCCTCAGATGCTGACCAATCTTCAAAGCCCAGGGCAAGCCATTTCAGTGGTTGGATGTGCCATGCAGATGTATATCTTTCTGGCCTTGGCCACAGCAGAGTGTTTTCTCCTGGCAGTGATGGCCTATGATAGATATGTGGCAATATGCCATCCACTGCACTACACAGTCCTCATGAACAAAAAAATATGCATCTTTATGGCCATGACATGCTGGACGAGTGGCTTCGTCCTCCCAGTGGTCCATACCGTTCTCACTTGGCAGTTGCCATTCTGTGGCCCTAACTTGATAGATCACTACTTTTGTGAaatgccagctttgctgaagctgGCATGTGCTGATATCAGAGTTATTGAAAAGATTACTTCAGCGGGGTGCATTTTCACCTTGCTTATTCCtatcacttttaagactt CCTTAGGAAAAGCTTCTGTTGACCTTGACAAAAGTTTGCAACTTCTGGACAATGTTCAGTATACTATAAAATCCTCATCTGGAAATACTCCAGcctag